The sequence TGCCAAGCCGCTGGTACGTGATCCCGCTCCTGATGCTGAGGTGAGTGCGCCCAGCCAGGTGACGATCCAGTTCAGCGAGCCGCTCGAAGCGGCATTCAGCAAGATCACGCTTTCTGACGCCACCGGCAAGGCGGCGGCAACGGGCGCGTCGCACATCGATGCTGCTGATAAAAAGACGCTGCATCTGGCGCTTCAGCCGCTTGCGCCTGGCCGTTACACGGTGCGCTGGATTGCGGTTGCCGTGGATGGCCATCGCACCCAGGGCGACTACGGCTTCATCGTCAAATGAGGCTGGACGGATTGTGGTTCGGCCAGGTCGCCATGGCCGCGCTGA is a genomic window of Paraburkholderia bonniea containing:
- the copC gene encoding copper homeostasis periplasmic binding protein CopC translates to MKPFNFSCPSRFALAVGAALCVVTSVALAHAKPLVRDPAPDAEVSAPSQVTIQFSEPLEAAFSKITLSDATGKAAATGASHIDAADKKTLHLALQPLAPGRYTVRWIAVAVDGHRTQGDYGFIVK